A window of the Butyricimonas faecalis genome harbors these coding sequences:
- a CDS encoding DnaB-like helicase C-terminal domain-containing protein, giving the protein MSAVNPLSAEFLYELYATALRQEPLCAVLARHMRKEYLPDRSFQQVQEAIAVHFKTYKTPPSYAVLAQTFHEDYDAIELIDTFREYDEGQSAEVMTDMLESYIKGVRLQSVYAEVGKLYNENKQDKAEKTLREYAEWLAGFTLKSSSFVDVAATFKERFERNRRREEEEERSAAPRVSRFYIPYLDALNAGRNLRGQLTCFLASTGVGKSHIAKWIGVRADIDDGLHVLHFQLEGSEEEALNAYSGGLISRNAYYYERGKISDTEMRHLEKLVASYAGSITVRSYPRFNAQVSTLDIKNGISEYRKLKGYNPDIVIVDSMDLLTDANRRSWGADHERAKRIAVANDLKDLAADEKVWMVVTYQSTIEDREWLNDERNVLTEYNCSEAKGLARPCTHLVSLNQSSAERKENVMRLHVAKSRFFKKGDTIRIATDYDNEVFYDGQRTLNLNRE; this is encoded by the coding sequence ATGAGTGCCGTCAATCCGCTCAGTGCCGAGTTCCTGTATGAACTCTATGCCACGGCGCTCAGACAGGAACCGTTGTGTGCTGTCCTAGCCCGGCATATGCGTAAGGAATACCTGCCGGACCGTTCGTTCCAGCAGGTACAGGAGGCGATAGCCGTACACTTCAAGACATACAAGACACCGCCGTCGTATGCCGTGCTGGCACAGACCTTCCATGAGGATTACGACGCCATCGAGCTGATAGACACTTTCCGGGAGTATGACGAGGGACAGAGTGCCGAGGTGATGACCGACATGCTGGAGTCCTACATCAAGGGGGTCCGGTTGCAGTCGGTCTATGCGGAGGTCGGGAAACTGTATAACGAGAACAAACAGGACAAGGCGGAGAAGACTCTTCGGGAATATGCCGAGTGGCTGGCAGGGTTCACGCTGAAGAGTTCCTCGTTCGTCGATGTGGCCGCGACTTTCAAGGAGCGTTTCGAGAGGAACCGCCGGCGCGAGGAGGAAGAGGAACGCTCGGCCGCCCCTCGTGTGTCCCGCTTCTACATCCCGTATCTGGATGCGCTCAATGCCGGACGTAACCTGCGAGGTCAGCTGACCTGTTTCCTGGCCAGCACAGGCGTGGGAAAGTCGCACATCGCCAAATGGATCGGTGTCAGGGCGGACATCGATGACGGGCTGCATGTGCTGCATTTCCAGCTGGAAGGTTCGGAAGAAGAGGCGTTGAACGCCTATTCCGGCGGACTGATTTCCAGGAACGCCTACTATTACGAGCGGGGAAAGATTTCGGATACGGAGATGAGACATCTGGAAAAACTGGTCGCCTCGTATGCCGGAAGCATCACGGTGCGCAGTTACCCGCGTTTCAATGCCCAGGTCTCGACACTCGACATCAAGAACGGCATTTCGGAATACAGGAAGCTCAAAGGATATAATCCGGACATCGTGATTGTGGATTCGATGGACTTGCTGACGGATGCCAACCGCCGTTCATGGGGAGCCGACCATGAACGGGCGAAGCGTATCGCGGTGGCTAATGACCTGAAGGACCTGGCGGCGGACGAAAAGGTATGGATGGTGGTGACTTACCAGTCTACCATCGAAGACCGGGAGTGGCTGAATGACGAGCGGAACGTGCTGACCGAGTACAACTGTTCGGAGGCCAAAGGTCTGGCCCGCCCGTGCACGCACCTTGTTTCGCTCAACCAGTCATCGGCTGAAAGAAAGGAGAACGTTATGCGCCTGCACGTGGCCAAAAGCCGGTTCTTCAAGAAAGGAGACACTATCAGGATTGCCACCGACTACGACAATGAGGTGTTCTATGACGGGCAGAGGACACTGAATCTGAACAGGGAATAA
- a CDS encoding toprim domain-containing protein: protein MELSVQEYQYLVSEITRETGAKRDGSGKNLIVPRCPFCGKSGGKFGIYIGKATAHRRPFMAHCFSCGASTRTLEQLLAAIGRMDLMVLQTADIAAPLNLHLLEKDEAEEIDDELVPVELPDFYKRTFRHPYLQRRGFCFDDYEYFPVGITGRLNPRYADYVVFPVIDDCTVVGYVSRHTWPKEDIDAHNRKTRHSGGYKILRYRNSTENDFSRLLYNYDAVRMDETDTVILAEGIFDVIALTRRLELYDNSHVAAVATFGKKISDVQIYKLQSKGVRTVVIGYDGDAVESVKRTAERLKPYFEVFIADIADAAKDWDELTEAEIYGIFACRLLSVLEYKLKKVQER from the coding sequence ATGGAACTGTCGGTACAGGAATATCAATATCTGGTTTCGGAGATAACCCGCGAGACGGGTGCCAAACGGGACGGGAGCGGTAAGAACCTTATCGTTCCGCGCTGCCCGTTCTGCGGAAAGTCGGGCGGTAAGTTCGGTATCTACATCGGCAAGGCGACTGCCCACCGCCGGCCTTTCATGGCCCACTGCTTCTCCTGCGGGGCATCCACCCGTACATTGGAGCAACTTCTGGCGGCTATCGGTCGCATGGACCTGATGGTTTTGCAGACAGCTGACATTGCCGCACCGTTGAACCTGCACCTGCTGGAGAAGGACGAGGCGGAAGAAATAGACGACGAACTGGTGCCGGTCGAATTGCCGGACTTTTACAAGCGCACTTTCCGGCATCCGTATTTGCAGCGGCGCGGCTTCTGTTTCGACGATTACGAGTATTTCCCGGTCGGGATAACCGGCAGGCTCAATCCGCGCTACGCGGACTATGTCGTCTTTCCGGTCATCGATGACTGTACGGTTGTCGGCTATGTCTCCCGCCATACCTGGCCGAAAGAGGATATAGACGCCCACAACCGCAAGACCAGACATAGCGGCGGGTACAAGATCCTGCGTTACCGGAACTCCACGGAAAACGACTTTTCCAGACTCCTTTATAACTACGATGCCGTCCGTATGGATGAAACCGATACGGTCATCCTCGCGGAAGGTATTTTCGATGTCATCGCCCTGACCCGCAGACTCGAACTCTATGACAATTCCCATGTCGCAGCCGTGGCCACTTTCGGAAAGAAAATATCCGATGTACAGATCTACAAGCTGCAATCGAAAGGCGTCAGAACCGTAGTCATCGGTTACGATGGTGATGCCGTCGAGTCGGTAAAGCGGACGGCTGAACGGCTGAAACCCTATTTCGAGGTTTTCATCGCGGACATTGCTGATGCCGCCAAAGACTGGGACGAACTCACGGAAGCGGAAATCTACGGGATTTTCGCCTGCCGCCTGCTGTCCGTCCTTGAATACAAACTCAAAAAAGTACAGGAAAGATGA
- a CDS encoding PHP domain-containing protein: protein MEEGIFHVAFPFGRNWYYYDLREEFRFNLLKYIGRPKPPVHDVPFVNLGIHTSYELLNACCSPEDLCRKAKWLGHTAVGICDRNTMAATLNLQKECANTGLKHIFGYSLTMMHEEERVGLKIYALDNEGLHNLLRIQRAVMVDSEDNTLRYEQLLMYAAGCVVVFAIRSVYWMAGHPKQVKRIRKGAEAVYYQVDANEYKADRIDREQLEALKYYFGNCYDADTDSFTVEPVLIPDCYYMDKDDAGYRIVVNKIATGAAHEQSDDQYFKTADELYDTLRPLFSGQWDFDSLFRRMCRPTVEIAGRADASFETGRMFMPEYRMRPEERERYGDRRTMFLRLLDDGLDRKVPEPERERYRERLDEEVYIIESTDNVDYFLVQWDMVREAHRRGIATGIGRGSAGGSLVSYLLGITSIDPLKYDLIFSRFLVPERCGLSWKDELTVLAPDITLGKGERYVEMESEGKTYRLCTDARMRVIRNGEERTIYADELMCGDEILFDRRDCLWNLKELETHESDLRTPPSL, encoded by the coding sequence ATGGAAGAAGGAATCTTCCATGTGGCCTTCCCGTTCGGCAGGAACTGGTACTACTATGACCTGCGGGAAGAATTCCGTTTCAACCTGCTGAAATATATCGGCCGGCCCAAGCCTCCGGTACATGATGTACCTTTCGTGAACCTCGGCATCCATACCTCCTACGAGCTGCTGAACGCCTGCTGCTCGCCGGAAGATTTGTGCCGCAAGGCGAAATGGCTCGGGCATACGGCTGTCGGCATCTGCGACCGCAATACAATGGCCGCCACGCTGAACCTTCAGAAGGAGTGCGCCAATACCGGGCTGAAACATATATTCGGCTACTCGCTGACAATGATGCACGAAGAAGAACGTGTCGGGCTGAAGATTTATGCCTTGGATAACGAGGGGCTGCATAATCTGCTGCGCATCCAACGGGCCGTCATGGTCGATTCGGAAGACAACACCCTCCGCTATGAACAGCTGCTGATGTATGCCGCAGGTTGTGTGGTGGTTTTCGCCATCCGTTCCGTCTACTGGATGGCCGGACACCCCAAACAGGTGAAGCGTATCCGGAAAGGTGCCGAAGCGGTCTATTACCAGGTCGACGCCAACGAATACAAGGCGGACCGCATCGACAGGGAGCAACTAGAAGCCCTGAAATATTATTTCGGCAACTGTTATGATGCCGACACGGATTCATTTACAGTAGAACCAGTCCTGATTCCGGACTGCTACTACATGGACAAGGACGATGCAGGGTACAGAATCGTGGTGAACAAGATTGCCACGGGAGCCGCCCATGAACAGAGCGATGACCAGTATTTCAAGACAGCGGATGAATTGTATGACACGCTCCGTCCTCTGTTCTCCGGGCAATGGGACTTCGATTCCCTGTTTAGGCGCATGTGCCGTCCCACGGTGGAGATTGCCGGACGTGCGGACGCCTCATTCGAGACCGGGCGAATGTTCATGCCGGAATACCGTATGCGACCGGAAGAGCGGGAACGGTATGGTGACCGCCGTACGATGTTCCTCCGACTGCTTGACGACGGGCTGGACCGGAAAGTGCCGGAACCGGAGCGGGAACGCTATCGGGAACGGCTGGACGAGGAAGTCTATATCATTGAATCGACCGACAATGTGGACTATTTCCTGGTGCAGTGGGATATGGTGCGGGAGGCGCACCGGAGAGGCATCGCAACTGGTATAGGTCGCGGTTCCGCCGGGGGCTCGCTGGTTTCCTACTTGCTTGGCATAACCTCCATCGACCCGCTGAAATACGACCTTATCTTCTCGCGCTTCCTCGTGCCGGAACGCTGCGGGCTCAGCTGGAAAGACGAACTGACGGTGCTTGCCCCGGACATCACACTCGGCAAGGGCGAACGCTATGTGGAGATGGAATCTGAAGGCAAGACTTACCGTCTGTGCACGGATGCCCGGATGCGGGTAATCCGTAACGGAGAAGAGCGGACGATATACGCAGATGAATTGATGTGTGGCGACGAAATCCTTTTTGACCGCCGAGATTGCTTGTGGAACCTAAAGGAACTCGAAACCCATGAATCCGACCTACGAACACCACCGTCCCTATGA
- a CDS encoding DNA-methyltransferase, giving the protein MNPTYEHHRPYDGCDLYRGDALDVLPLLAEEGITADMVLSDPPYGTTHCRWDAVIDIPGMWNAVQGISRPDTPVLLFCQHPFTSLLGSSNLRRLRYAWVWEKTQATGFLNARRMPMKAHEDILVFYDRLPKYHPIKTDGHKRKVVMAEHQRKCDAGEIYRKHDNFRDYISTERYPRSVLKFKTDKQLSCLHATQKPVALLEYLIRTYTDEGDIVLDFAMGSGSTAVACRNTGRRFIGVEIDLGIFQTALNRITHG; this is encoded by the coding sequence ATGAATCCGACCTACGAACACCACCGTCCCTATGACGGTTGCGACCTTTACCGGGGCGATGCACTCGATGTGCTGCCCCTGCTGGCTGAAGAAGGCATCACTGCCGACATGGTATTGTCAGACCCTCCATACGGTACGACACATTGTCGATGGGACGCCGTGATAGACATCCCCGGGATGTGGAATGCTGTACAGGGCATATCCAGACCTGACACTCCCGTACTGCTGTTCTGCCAGCATCCTTTTACGAGCCTGCTGGGCAGCTCCAATCTCCGCAGGCTGCGGTATGCCTGGGTATGGGAGAAGACGCAGGCGACAGGCTTCCTAAACGCCAGGCGTATGCCGATGAAGGCGCACGAGGACATTCTGGTCTTTTACGACAGGTTGCCGAAGTATCATCCGATCAAGACGGACGGGCACAAGCGCAAGGTCGTGATGGCCGAACATCAGCGGAAATGCGATGCCGGCGAGATATACCGGAAGCACGATAATTTCCGGGATTACATATCCACGGAACGCTATCCGCGCAGTGTGCTGAAATTCAAGACGGACAAGCAGCTCTCCTGCCTGCACGCGACACAGAAACCTGTCGCCCTGCTGGAATACCTGATACGCACCTACACCGACGAAGGAGACATCGTCCTCGACTTTGCGATGGGCAGCGGCAGTACAGCCGTGGCCTGCCGGAATACGGGACGCCGGTTCATCGGCGTGGAGATAGACCTGGGAATTTTTCAGACAGCACTAAACCGTATAACCCATGGCTGA
- a CDS encoding HNH endonuclease: MADTREIWVDIKNYEGKYKISNLGRVKSLERQVSHDGITWTQPERIMCHWCGTTSLYDCVRLYKGGVGKKFSVHRLVAQHFLPDWNPGLEVNHIDGNRDNNRADNLEMCTHQRNMEHAIAGGLKRDYGEKSVNAKLTNGQAEEIRVRYSSGQASQNSLAKQYGVSRQTVSAIIRYKKYIR, translated from the coding sequence ATGGCTGACACCCGGGAAATCTGGGTGGATATCAAGAACTATGAAGGAAAGTACAAGATCAGCAACCTCGGGCGTGTCAAGAGTCTGGAACGGCAAGTTTCGCATGACGGTATCACCTGGACACAACCCGAACGTATCATGTGTCATTGGTGTGGGACGACTTCGCTCTATGACTGTGTCCGACTCTACAAGGGCGGTGTCGGAAAGAAGTTCTCCGTGCACCGTCTGGTGGCACAGCACTTCCTGCCCGACTGGAATCCGGGACTGGAGGTGAACCATATCGACGGGAACCGCGACAACAACCGTGCGGATAACCTGGAAATGTGTACGCACCAGCGGAATATGGAACATGCCATAGCGGGTGGCCTCAAACGGGATTACGGCGAGAAAAGCGTGAACGCCAAACTGACCAACGGGCAGGCGGAAGAGATACGGGTGAGGTATTCCTCCGGCCAGGCTTCCCAGAACAGCCTGGCAAAACAGTACGGTGTCAGCCGCCAGACGGTAAGCGCGATAATACGATACAAGAAATATATCAGATGA
- a CDS encoding helix-hairpin-helix domain-containing protein: protein MKVTHIRIRKADGPLTVMDAFVDKGLTEGGHASLPDIDVDYASDRRQEIKDYLEERYNADGRQRVFSAGTFTTMKLKAALKDVARVHRVPHSIVNYITAMIDDGTDWTGLFRQAAFNRKLRDFIQTYPLVIEDVQGLLGQPKAASIHASAIVVTPDTRDGRPAECFDFLPVRKMDGALVSEFDGYSVDEIGLLKEDVLATKELAKLSAVIALVNRNFGQELTIGRITQDMLEDGKTYRLLSDGNTQNVFQFSSPGITRFIQDVQPECIEDLIAINALYRPATLDIGATDDYVRFRRGEVAPVYNYGCYEATKNTFGIMVYQEQFMSVAHTLGGFDLGKTDYLRKAIGKKKADLMATLKADFIAGAVGNGCPDYEAEEIWHKIEVAGKYSFNRSHAAAYALTAYCGAWLKANYPSAFYTVALQWADDKEIPSLMAEMERCSSAKIVPPDINRSGTEFFTDYATDEIFWSLTRIKQVGVKTVEYIVTERDRGGAYTGIENFIHRIFRYKLKKYSYWDDPDNAEEAVKVPVNARHVKHMILAGCFDRIEKVGAVTERCALLERAARELGFSLSEKDFPQDMRGRHFFWSQQQIAVSGIGSIDYRRIFNNSEARRQVKGKASYLTLDEVARDENDGRRATVCATVVDVTEHTYKDRETGSRKRFAKLTLSQNNRLAECVCWNDYYMEHHTVIQSLKDRVVILTAVIRYSDYNGCNTLQTYRNSLLFIQS, encoded by the coding sequence ATGAAAGTAACACATATAAGAATCAGGAAAGCAGACGGACCGCTGACGGTCATGGATGCCTTTGTGGACAAAGGACTGACAGAAGGCGGCCACGCTTCGCTGCCGGACATAGATGTCGACTATGCCTCCGACCGGCGGCAGGAGATCAAGGATTACCTGGAAGAACGGTACAACGCGGACGGCCGCCAGCGTGTCTTTTCCGCCGGCACCTTTACCACGATGAAACTGAAAGCCGCCTTGAAGGACGTGGCACGCGTACACCGCGTGCCTCACTCCATCGTGAACTATATTACCGCCATGATAGATGACGGCACGGACTGGACAGGACTGTTCAGACAGGCTGCCTTCAACAGAAAACTTCGGGACTTTATCCAGACCTATCCGCTGGTCATCGAGGACGTGCAAGGATTGCTCGGACAGCCCAAAGCGGCCTCCATACACGCCTCGGCCATCGTTGTCACACCGGACACGCGGGACGGCAGGCCCGCCGAATGCTTCGATTTCCTGCCGGTCCGTAAGATGGACGGGGCACTGGTATCGGAGTTCGACGGCTATTCGGTCGATGAGATCGGATTGTTGAAGGAGGATGTGCTGGCGACAAAGGAACTTGCCAAACTGAGTGCCGTCATCGCGTTGGTCAACCGGAATTTCGGGCAGGAACTTACTATCGGGCGTATTACGCAGGATATGCTGGAAGACGGGAAGACCTACCGACTGCTCTCGGACGGCAACACGCAGAATGTGTTCCAGTTCTCTTCGCCGGGCATTACCCGGTTTATCCAGGATGTACAGCCGGAGTGTATCGAGGACCTGATCGCCATCAATGCCCTGTACCGTCCCGCCACACTCGACATCGGTGCCACCGATGATTATGTCCGTTTCAGGCGTGGCGAAGTGGCCCCGGTCTATAACTACGGCTGTTATGAAGCAACGAAGAACACTTTCGGAATCATGGTCTACCAGGAGCAGTTCATGTCCGTTGCTCATACGCTCGGGGGATTCGACCTCGGGAAGACCGACTATCTGCGCAAGGCCATAGGAAAGAAGAAAGCCGACCTGATGGCCACGCTGAAGGCGGATTTCATTGCCGGAGCCGTCGGGAACGGATGCCCGGACTATGAGGCGGAGGAAATCTGGCACAAGATAGAGGTAGCCGGGAAATATTCGTTCAACCGTTCCCATGCCGCGGCATACGCCCTTACAGCCTATTGCGGGGCATGGCTCAAGGCCAATTACCCCTCGGCATTCTACACGGTGGCATTGCAATGGGCGGACGACAAGGAGATTCCTTCGTTGATGGCGGAGATGGAACGCTGCTCGTCGGCCAAGATCGTGCCGCCGGACATCAACCGCTCCGGGACGGAGTTCTTCACCGACTATGCCACCGATGAAATCTTCTGGTCGCTTACCCGTATCAAACAGGTCGGTGTCAAGACAGTGGAATACATCGTCACGGAACGCGACCGGGGCGGGGCATATACCGGTATCGAGAACTTCATCCACCGCATATTCCGTTACAAACTCAAGAAATACAGTTACTGGGACGACCCCGACAACGCGGAAGAGGCCGTGAAAGTCCCCGTGAACGCCCGGCATGTCAAGCACATGATCCTTGCCGGATGCTTCGACCGTATCGAAAAAGTCGGGGCGGTTACCGAACGCTGCGCGCTGCTCGAACGCGCAGCACGGGAACTGGGATTCTCCCTTTCTGAAAAAGACTTCCCGCAGGACATGCGCGGGCGGCATTTCTTCTGGTCGCAGCAGCAGATTGCCGTGTCGGGCATAGGCAGCATCGATTATCGCCGCATCTTCAACAATTCGGAAGCCCGCAGGCAGGTCAAGGGAAAAGCCTCTTACCTGACCCTGGACGAGGTGGCACGGGACGAGAACGACGGCAGGCGTGCGACTGTCTGCGCCACGGTGGTGGATGTAACCGAACATACCTACAAGGACAGGGAGACGGGAAGCCGGAAGCGTTTCGCCAAGCTGACACTCTCCCAGAACAACCGTCTGGCGGAATGTGTATGCTGGAACGACTATTACATGGAACACCACACCGTGATCCAGTCGCTCAAAGACCGGGTGGTCATCCTCACTGCCGTCATCCGTTACAGCGACTACAACGGATGCAATACATTACAGACCTATAGGAACTCATTGTTATTCATTCAATCCTGA
- a CDS encoding 3'-5' exonuclease, translating into MAPKTEQKIYVGIGLDFETGGLDCRECACTQIALQAVRFDTWQVFDRYQAYIAPYGKQDAGLPRRKVLRTRHEQAKEPEYVPMKYEQTALDYSAITMEMLRTQGVDMKKVAGEVIAFAKRSTLSKGYQCKPVLVGQNIAFDIGFLQQLMNYAGLAAEFEKTFSGTKDYYGNFQPHYIDTLVMGRLAFVADPEVTSYKLELVASKLGVELDDAHDAAADVTATLDILGVYTSRLRQTEGAAIATQKKEKTRKYFKI; encoded by the coding sequence ATGGCACCCAAGACAGAACAGAAGATATATGTAGGCATCGGGCTGGACTTCGAGACCGGAGGGCTGGACTGCCGTGAATGCGCCTGTACACAGATCGCCCTGCAAGCCGTCCGTTTCGACACATGGCAGGTATTCGACCGCTATCAGGCGTATATCGCCCCCTACGGGAAACAGGACGCGGGGCTTCCCCGACGCAAGGTGTTGCGTACCCGCCATGAACAGGCGAAAGAACCGGAATATGTCCCGATGAAGTACGAACAGACGGCATTGGACTATTCCGCCATTACCATGGAGATGCTGCGCACACAGGGTGTGGACATGAAGAAAGTCGCCGGAGAAGTCATCGCCTTCGCCAAACGCAGCACCCTCTCGAAGGGCTATCAGTGCAAGCCCGTGCTGGTCGGACAGAACATCGCTTTCGATATCGGATTCCTGCAACAGCTGATGAACTATGCCGGACTGGCCGCCGAGTTTGAAAAGACCTTTTCCGGTACCAAGGACTATTACGGCAACTTCCAGCCGCACTACATCGACACGCTTGTCATGGGACGGTTGGCTTTTGTCGCTGATCCGGAGGTTACTTCGTATAAACTGGAACTGGTAGCCTCAAAATTGGGGGTGGAACTGGACGATGCCCACGATGCGGCTGCGGATGTGACGGCCACGCTTGACATCCTGGGGGTCTATACCTCCCGTCTGCGCCAGACGGAAGGAGCGGCAATCGCTACACAGAAGAAAGAGAAAACCCGTAAATATTTCAAGATATGA
- a CDS encoding DUF6549 family protein, which yields MSRLNRILLATVLLLCSILWLQHRRTIRLTEERDRFRMNSTALLSDVKRMQIDSATMVLDAKALRLTIDEYKEFRAKDAETIERLGVKIRNLEAAARHEVEVKAPIDAAIRDTLIIRDTVPLLRQKVEMVTPYIQLTGLIENKRLKGDIKVPVTLNQAVWVEYKGWWFWKRVKAIHQSISSDNPYVEIRYSEYIRIQ from the coding sequence ATGAGTAGATTAAACAGAATACTTCTGGCAACGGTGTTGCTGCTCTGTAGCATCCTCTGGCTGCAGCACCGGAGGACAATACGCCTCACGGAAGAACGCGACCGATTCCGCATGAACAGCACCGCACTGCTTTCCGATGTGAAGCGGATGCAGATCGATTCAGCGACGATGGTCCTCGATGCCAAGGCATTGCGGCTGACTATAGATGAGTATAAAGAGTTCCGTGCCAAGGATGCCGAGACCATCGAAAGGCTAGGCGTGAAAATCAGGAACCTCGAAGCGGCTGCACGGCATGAAGTCGAAGTGAAAGCCCCGATAGATGCCGCCATCCGCGACACGCTCATTATCCGTGATACCGTTCCACTGCTGCGGCAGAAGGTGGAGATGGTTACACCGTATATCCAACTTACCGGGTTGATCGAGAACAAACGGCTCAAAGGCGACATCAAAGTTCCGGTAACCCTCAATCAGGCGGTTTGGGTAGAATACAAGGGATGGTGGTTCTGGAAGCGTGTAAAGGCTATCCATCAGTCCATTTCCAGTGACAACCCGTATGTGGAAATCAGGTATTCGGAATATATACGCATACAGTGA
- a CDS encoding site-specific integrase codes for MATIKVKFRASSVEMKEGSLYYQVIHNRLARQVHTGYKLFPSEWDAGISEIVMDSGTEGGRRNYLLSVKTALADDLSRFRSIIARLERSDVMYTADKVVELFSSPADCGGFVSFARQLIKELKQIGKRRTAETYTTVLNSFLRFRGERDLLFGEVDSNLMVEYETFLKGCDVCPNSSSFYMRNLRAIYNRAVERELTVQRYPFRHVYTGVDKTVKRAVPLKVIRQIRDLDLTLSPMLDYAKDLFLFSFYTRGMSFVDMAYLKKKDLQNGVLAYRRQKTGQQLFIRWEKPMQEIIDKYDTSGTPYLLPIIRDMKEDARKQYKSEAHRENQSLKKIGKLLGLAIPLTSYVARHSWASIAKSKNIPIATISEAMGHDSENTTRIYLASLDTTVVDKANSLILKSL; via the coding sequence ATGGCAACAATAAAAGTTAAATTCCGGGCCTCTTCCGTCGAGATGAAGGAAGGCTCGCTCTACTATCAAGTGATTCACAACCGTCTGGCAAGACAAGTGCATACCGGCTACAAGCTTTTTCCCTCGGAATGGGATGCCGGCATTTCCGAGATCGTGATGGATTCCGGCACGGAAGGGGGGCGCAGGAATTACCTGCTCTCCGTGAAGACCGCCTTGGCAGATGACTTGTCCCGTTTCAGAAGCATCATCGCACGGCTCGAACGTTCCGACGTAATGTATACCGCCGACAAGGTGGTGGAACTGTTTTCCTCCCCGGCTGACTGCGGCGGGTTTGTCTCTTTTGCACGGCAGCTCATAAAGGAGTTGAAACAGATAGGGAAAAGGCGTACGGCTGAGACGTATACGACCGTGCTGAACAGTTTCCTGCGGTTTCGTGGCGAACGTGACCTTCTGTTCGGGGAGGTGGACTCCAACCTGATGGTGGAATACGAGACCTTTCTGAAAGGGTGCGACGTTTGCCCGAACTCCTCCTCTTTTTACATGCGTAACCTGCGTGCCATTTACAACCGTGCGGTGGAACGGGAACTGACCGTGCAGCGTTACCCGTTCAGGCATGTCTACACGGGCGTGGACAAAACGGTCAAACGCGCCGTTCCGCTGAAAGTGATCCGCCAGATACGGGATCTGGACCTGACACTCAGTCCCATGCTGGATTACGCGAAAGACCTGTTCCTTTTCTCTTTCTATACAAGGGGAATGTCATTTGTGGATATGGCTTACCTGAAAAAGAAAGATTTACAGAATGGAGTTCTGGCCTACCGTCGCCAGAAGACGGGACAACAGCTCTTTATCAGGTGGGAGAAGCCCATGCAGGAGATCATCGACAAGTACGACACGTCCGGGACTCCTTATCTGTTGCCGATCATACGGGACATGAAAGAGGATGCCCGAAAACAATACAAGAGCGAGGCGCATCGGGAAAATCAGAGTTTGAAGAAAATCGGTAAACTTTTGGGGTTGGCCATACCACTGACGAGCTATGTGGCCCGCCATAGCTGGGCAAGTATCGCCAAAAGCAAGAATATTCCTATCGCTACCATCAGCGAGGCGATGGGACACGATTCCGAGAACACCACCCGTATCTATCTCGCTTCACTCGACACTACGGTGGTGGACAAGGCGAACAGTTTGATTCTGAAATCACTGTAA
- a CDS encoding DUF3575 domain-containing protein produces MKKLILGVFLAVCWCTGTANAQDIAAKTNLLYWSTTTPNLSLEFGLGQRTTLDLTGAYNPWTLNKDKNKKIKHWLVMPEFRYWLCERYNGHFFGLHSGYAFYNISGVRIPFQSKSTKDHRYQGWATGVGLSYGYSWILGKRWNLEATIGLGYIYTNYDKYECATCGKFKGSQNKHYFGPTKAGISLIYIIK; encoded by the coding sequence ATGAAAAAACTGATCCTCGGTGTTTTCCTTGCCGTCTGCTGGTGTACAGGCACCGCCAACGCGCAGGATATAGCAGCAAAGACCAATCTGCTGTATTGGTCAACCACAACGCCCAACTTGAGTCTGGAATTTGGGTTGGGTCAACGCACAACCCTCGACCTCACGGGTGCCTACAACCCGTGGACGCTGAATAAGGACAAGAACAAGAAAATCAAGCACTGGCTGGTGATGCCGGAGTTCCGCTACTGGCTCTGTGAACGCTATAACGGCCACTTCTTCGGTCTGCACAGCGGCTACGCCTTCTACAACATCAGCGGCGTGAGAATCCCTTTCCAAAGCAAATCCACCAAGGACCACCGTTACCAGGGCTGGGCCACGGGCGTCGGGCTTTCATACGGCTACTCGTGGATTCTGGGCAAGCGTTGGAACCTCGAAGCCACGATCGGTCTGGGCTACATCTACACGAATTACGACAAGTACGAGTGCGCCACCTGCGGAAAGTTCAAGGGCAGTCAGAATAAACACTACTTTGGCCCGACCAAGGCGGGCATCTCTCTGATATACATAATCAAATAA